One window of the Vicinamibacterales bacterium genome contains the following:
- a CDS encoding CehA/McbA family metallohydrolase — protein sequence MTRPIRPRALKALALLAALAALAVWAILPPAVLPAPPLADGGATARGAYHMHSDRSDGSASIDEMAAAAQRAGLQFIIVTDHGDGTRPPDAPEYRHGVLVIDAVELNTSGGHLVALGLPATPYPFAGAAADVLADVHRLGGVGFAAHPDSPRPSLRWEPWDAAVDGIEWVNADSGWRDEAAGSLARSVLSYWFRSAGSMAALLDRPDALLERWDAMGLTRSVPALAAADAHARLGFRQNTDPDLSTFHMPVPSYEAAFRTFSNHVVLDQALSGDGAADAAAVLGAIRQGRAFTVLDALATPGGLAFTATGGGQTARMGDTLAISADVTLRARISGPPGTTLVMLRNGQRVRDAVAMELEVNAGRESGVYRVEAHVPGAPGTPAVPWMLSNPIYVGLVRSVAAVDPPAEPVSRIPGRTAEVTIEKGARDLSELVEAQVDDARDRRFAGEPPIGWRFGLSPGAPAGQFAAVQLPTIGGLGGVDRVRFIVKAAAPIRAWVQLRTGRETERWGMTFYADSTTRMVDLPLSGFRPIGTTSSAAPPLDRVDSLLFVVDTLNSRPGATGAMTISEVAFVR from the coding sequence ATGACGCGCCCAATCCGACCTCGCGCCCTCAAGGCGCTAGCCCTGCTCGCCGCCCTGGCCGCGTTGGCGGTGTGGGCGATACTGCCGCCCGCGGTGTTACCGGCACCGCCGCTCGCCGACGGCGGCGCCACGGCGCGCGGGGCGTATCACATGCACTCCGATCGATCGGACGGCAGCGCCTCCATCGACGAGATGGCCGCGGCGGCGCAACGCGCCGGCCTGCAGTTCATCATCGTCACCGACCACGGCGATGGCACGCGCCCGCCCGATGCGCCGGAGTATCGCCACGGCGTGCTGGTGATCGACGCGGTTGAGCTCAACACCTCGGGCGGACACCTGGTGGCCCTGGGCTTGCCGGCCACGCCGTATCCGTTCGCCGGCGCGGCGGCCGATGTGCTCGCGGACGTGCACCGTCTCGGCGGCGTCGGGTTTGCGGCGCACCCGGACTCGCCGCGGCCGTCGTTGCGCTGGGAACCGTGGGACGCGGCCGTGGACGGCATCGAGTGGGTCAACGCCGACAGCGGCTGGCGCGATGAGGCCGCCGGATCGCTGGCGCGTTCGGTGTTGAGCTACTGGTTCCGCTCGGCCGGCTCGATGGCGGCGTTGCTAGACCGGCCGGACGCCCTGCTCGAGCGGTGGGACGCCATGGGGCTCACGCGGTCCGTGCCGGCGCTGGCCGCCGCTGACGCGCACGCGCGCCTCGGCTTCCGGCAGAACACCGATCCCGATCTCTCGACCTTTCACATGCCAGTCCCCTCGTATGAGGCGGCGTTTCGCACCTTCTCCAACCACGTGGTGTTGGACCAGGCGTTGAGTGGAGACGGTGCGGCCGACGCGGCCGCCGTGCTTGGCGCCATCCGCCAGGGGCGCGCGTTTACGGTGCTCGATGCCCTGGCCACCCCTGGCGGGCTCGCATTCACGGCCACCGGCGGCGGCCAGACCGCGCGAATGGGCGACACGCTGGCGATCAGCGCCGACGTCACGCTGCGGGCGCGCATCAGCGGACCGCCCGGCACCACGCTGGTGATGCTGAGAAATGGCCAGCGGGTGCGGGACGCCGTGGCCATGGAACTCGAGGTCAATGCCGGGCGCGAGTCCGGCGTGTATCGCGTCGAGGCGCACGTGCCCGGCGCGCCCGGCACACCGGCCGTGCCGTGGATGCTCTCGAACCCGATCTACGTCGGCCTCGTGCGGAGCGTGGCCGCGGTCGATCCGCCCGCCGAGCCGGTGTCGCGGATTCCGGGGCGCACGGCGGAAGTTACCATCGAGAAGGGTGCGCGTGACCTCAGCGAGCTCGTGGAAGCGCAGGTGGATGATGCGCGCGATCGGCGATTTGCCGGCGAGCCGCCCATCGGCTGGCGATTCGGGCTCTCGCCCGGCGCGCCGGCCGGGCAGTTCGCCGCCGTGCAGCTGCCGACGATTGGCGGCCTCGGCGGTGTCGATCGGGTGCGGTTCATCGTCAAGGCCGCGGCGCCCATCCGGGCCTGGGTCCAACTGCGGACCGGCCGTGAGACGGAGCGGTGGGGAATGACCTTCTATGCCGACTCGACGACGAGGATGGTGGATTTGCCGCTGAGCGGGTTTCGCCCGATCGGCACGACCTCGAGCGCCGCACCGCCGCTCGATCGTGTGGACTCACTGCTGTTCGTGGTGGACACGCTGAACAGCCGCCCCGGCGCAACCGGTGCAATGACGATCTCGGAAGTCGCGTTCGTTCGCTGA
- a CDS encoding BadF/BadG/BcrA/BcrD ATPase family protein → MHVLGIDAGGTKTVALLADADGRVVGEGRASGANLQAHGELEVEKILHHVIDAAMAGQPSPPAAVCLGLAGVDREGDGQIIGEIMRRLGFRSHTLIVNDALIALVAGVPLQEGSGGVSPGVVLISGTGSIAYGVNQNGVAARAGGWGSSLGDEGSGYWIGRRALAAVVRDADGRGPRTRLTPLVLAHLSLARPEQLVTAIYDHAQGRRAIASLGETVERARAEGDAVATEIMREAADELTLAAASVITRLEMRGEQFPVLLSGGLIRNARWLAAEVTARLAEVAPRCTVSLLSVEPAIGAVRLALAEAGGGVRVPPYLDAFRATPQ, encoded by the coding sequence ATGCATGTGCTGGGCATCGACGCGGGCGGCACCAAGACGGTGGCCCTGCTCGCGGATGCGGACGGCCGGGTGGTGGGCGAGGGCCGCGCCAGCGGCGCCAACCTCCAGGCGCATGGCGAGCTCGAAGTCGAAAAAATCCTGCACCACGTGATCGATGCGGCCATGGCCGGCCAGCCGTCGCCGCCCGCTGCCGTGTGCCTGGGACTGGCCGGCGTCGACCGCGAGGGTGACGGCCAGATCATCGGCGAAATCATGCGGCGCCTCGGCTTCCGCTCGCACACGCTGATCGTCAACGACGCGCTGATTGCGCTGGTCGCCGGCGTGCCCCTCCAAGAAGGCTCCGGCGGCGTGAGCCCGGGCGTGGTCCTGATCTCGGGCACCGGCTCAATTGCCTATGGCGTGAACCAGAACGGGGTGGCCGCCCGCGCCGGTGGCTGGGGCTCGTCTCTTGGCGACGAAGGCTCGGGCTACTGGATTGGCCGCCGGGCGCTGGCCGCGGTGGTCCGCGACGCCGACGGCCGCGGTCCCCGCACGCGGCTCACGCCGCTCGTGCTCGCGCATCTCTCGCTGGCGCGGCCTGAGCAGCTCGTGACCGCGATCTACGATCACGCCCAGGGTCGGCGCGCCATCGCGTCGCTCGGCGAAACCGTCGAGCGCGCGCGGGCCGAGGGTGACGCCGTGGCCACCGAGATCATGCGCGAGGCCGCCGACGAGCTCACGCTGGCGGCGGCGTCAGTGATCACCAGGCTGGAGATGCGCGGCGAGCAGTTCCCGGTCCTGCTGTCAGGCGGGTTGATCCGCAATGCCCGCTGGCTGGCGGCCGAAGTGACCGCGCGGCTCGCCGAAGTGGCGCCGCGCTGCACCGTTTCCCTGTTGTCGGTTGAACCGGCCATCGGCGCCGTGCGCCTGGCCCTCGCGGAGGCCGGCGGCGGCGTCCGCGTGCCTCCTTACCTTGACGCCTTCCGTGCCACACCGCAGTGA
- the murQ gene encoding N-acetylmuramic acid 6-phosphate etherase has product MAVTRSRWQSLPTEAINPASLNIDKLDAGGIVDLMLAEDRRMLNAVQKERDRIALGADMCAKALRKGGRLVFVGAGTSGRLGVVESAEMPPTFGTNPLLVQGIMAGGKNAIIRAKEGSEDNYEEGARAITRLDPTKKDVVIGVSASGMTPFVRGALTSARKAGSRVVFVTCDPRNELQAFVDLTIAPAVGPEIIAGSTRLKAGTATKLVLNMLTTSAMILIGKTYGNLMVDVNALGSEKLRDRARRIVHIVTDLDYDESDKLLKRAHWNVKVAIVMQKAGLTYAKSVTRLRKSDDLIREAIGEDIEPRLKALIAGTL; this is encoded by the coding sequence GTGGCCGTAACACGTTCGAGATGGCAGTCCCTCCCCACCGAAGCCATTAATCCCGCTTCGCTCAACATCGACAAGCTCGACGCCGGGGGCATTGTTGACCTGATGCTGGCCGAAGACCGCCGCATGCTCAACGCCGTCCAGAAGGAGCGCGACCGCATCGCGCTCGGCGCCGACATGTGCGCGAAGGCCCTGCGCAAGGGCGGCCGACTGGTGTTCGTGGGCGCCGGCACCAGCGGGCGACTGGGCGTTGTCGAATCGGCCGAGATGCCGCCGACGTTCGGGACCAACCCGCTGCTGGTGCAGGGCATCATGGCCGGCGGCAAGAACGCCATCATCCGCGCCAAGGAAGGCTCCGAAGACAACTACGAGGAGGGCGCCCGCGCCATCACCCGGCTCGACCCCACCAAGAAGGACGTCGTCATCGGCGTGTCGGCCAGCGGCATGACGCCCTTCGTCCGCGGGGCGCTGACCAGCGCCCGCAAGGCGGGCTCGCGCGTCGTGTTCGTGACCTGCGACCCGCGCAACGAGCTGCAGGCCTTCGTCGACCTCACCATTGCCCCGGCCGTGGGCCCCGAAATCATCGCCGGTTCGACGCGGCTCAAGGCCGGCACCGCGACGAAACTCGTCCTCAACATGCTGACGACGTCGGCGATGATCCTGATCGGCAAGACCTACGGCAACCTGATGGTGGACGTGAATGCCCTCGGGTCCGAGAAGCTCCGCGATCGCGCCCGCCGCATCGTCCACATCGTGACCGACCTCGACTACGACGAGTCCGACAAACTCCTGAAGCGCGCGCATTGGAACGTGAAGGTCGCCATCGTGATGCAGAAGGCAGGGCTGACCTACGCCAAGTCCGTCACCCGGCTGCGCAAGTCCGACGACCTGATCCGCGAAGCGATCGGCGAAGACATCGAGCCCCGCCTCAAAGCCCTGATCGCCGGAACCCTCTAG
- the nagB gene encoding glucosamine-6-phosphate deaminase: MNIERFENEDVLASTLAIRLIEAISLKPRIVLGLPTGRTPVALYREIRSRSHRGHVDWSQVRTFNLDEFVGLGAGDAGSYRSYMQAELFDHVRIEPVNIGMLNGRALNLAAECARYERAIEVAGGIDIQILGIGANGHIGFNEPCAALDAETHVAALKGETRASNVGLFGGDLSRVPTHALSMGMATILHAQEIVLMATGAEKSEAVAGMIDGPITTQLPASFLQLHPRVTVMLDRGASRGLA, translated from the coding sequence GTGAATATTGAACGTTTCGAGAACGAAGATGTCCTGGCCTCGACGCTCGCCATTCGCCTGATCGAAGCCATCTCCCTCAAACCCCGCATCGTCCTCGGGCTGCCGACCGGCCGCACGCCGGTGGCGCTCTATCGGGAGATCCGGTCGCGGAGCCATCGCGGGCACGTGGATTGGTCGCAGGTGCGCACCTTCAACCTCGACGAGTTCGTCGGCCTGGGCGCGGGGGACGCCGGCAGCTACCGTTCCTACATGCAGGCGGAGTTGTTCGATCACGTGCGCATCGAGCCGGTGAACATCGGGATGCTCAACGGCCGGGCGTTGAACCTGGCGGCGGAGTGCGCGCGCTACGAGCGCGCCATTGAAGTGGCCGGCGGCATCGACATCCAGATTCTCGGCATCGGCGCCAACGGCCACATCGGCTTCAACGAGCCGTGCGCCGCGCTCGACGCCGAGACCCACGTCGCCGCGCTCAAGGGCGAGACCCGCGCCTCGAACGTTGGACTGTTTGGCGGCGACCTCAGCCGGGTGCCGACCCACGCGCTCTCGATGGGCATGGCGACGATCCTTCACGCGCAGGAGATTGTGTTGATGGCGACGGGCGCGGAGAAGAGCGAAGCCGTGGCGGGCATGATCGACGGCCCGATCACGACGCAACTGCCGGCGTCGTTCCTGCAGTTGCATCCGCGCGTCACCGTGATGCTCGACCGCGGCGCGTCGCGCGGGCTGGCCTAG
- the lptF gene encoding LPS export ABC transporter permease LptF — MRMRVIDRYVIREIVPPFLIALLVFTFILIIPNIIGLAEQMIAKGVPWGTLLQLMATLVPSVAALTIPMALLIGILVGLGRLSADREVVVLMACGVSPYRLLQPILFIGVICWGLSSWVLLKAMPDANQTFRELSTKIVMDRAEGEVRPRVFFEDFPGIVLYVNEVPLGGVGWQDVLAANTSNPAQPVVYLAKRGRMLVDRNAKTIQMVLEEGTRHATKMQDPSAYEVLRFDSTIVTLDPESVFPRQGPTRGDRELSVEELHAKGEEMRAQGLSPHNQIMEIHKKFSIPVACFVFGILGLALGASHRKDGKLAAFVLGIGVIFTYYVIMYGGEAMAKGHLIPAWLAMWLPNFVLGAVGLAMLVSRAKTADSPIRISLPRWFTRRAAATPPASDELAATVAAAASPGGRRRVGVVFKVPQFSLPGPRLLDVYLAKQYLRILGMTTVGILGLFYISTFVDLSDKWFKGQTSLGMLAQFLFWSTPLWLTYILALAVLLSALVTIGLLTKNSELIVMRACGISLYRTALPLVVFALAASALLFAMEERVLATANRNADRLKHIIRTGSPQTFGVLNRKWIVGRNGEVYHYQFYDPRRQELNSLSVFNFDEASHSIRSRVFAAKATYAPVAGPDGPVPQWRLEQGWSREFGAKMQVKNFARFADRTLPLEAADYFVTEAREPDLMNFGQLRAYVAELRASGYNVLEHEVGLYRKVAFPFVTLVMTLIAVPFAVSTGKRGAMYGIGIGIVLALVYWTMISVFAAFGAGGLLDPMLAAWAPNLIFGAAAAVLFLTVRT, encoded by the coding sequence TGCTGGTGTTCACGTTCATCCTGATTATCCCCAACATCATCGGTCTGGCCGAGCAGATGATTGCGAAGGGCGTGCCGTGGGGGACGCTTCTGCAGCTGATGGCGACGCTGGTGCCGTCGGTGGCGGCCCTCACCATCCCGATGGCGCTGCTGATCGGCATCCTGGTCGGCCTGGGCCGGCTGTCGGCGGATCGCGAAGTCGTGGTGCTGATGGCGTGCGGCGTGAGCCCGTACCGCCTGCTGCAACCCATCCTGTTCATCGGCGTGATCTGCTGGGGGCTGTCGTCGTGGGTGCTGCTCAAGGCGATGCCCGACGCCAACCAGACGTTTCGCGAGCTCTCCACCAAGATCGTGATGGACCGCGCGGAAGGCGAGGTGCGGCCGCGCGTCTTTTTCGAAGACTTCCCCGGCATCGTGCTCTACGTCAACGAAGTGCCGCTCGGCGGCGTCGGCTGGCAGGACGTGCTGGCGGCCAATACCTCGAACCCGGCCCAGCCGGTGGTCTACCTCGCCAAGCGCGGACGCATGCTGGTCGATCGCAACGCCAAGACCATCCAGATGGTGCTGGAAGAAGGCACGCGCCACGCCACCAAGATGCAGGACCCGTCGGCCTACGAAGTCCTCCGGTTCGACAGCACCATCGTGACGCTGGATCCGGAAAGCGTGTTTCCCCGCCAGGGCCCCACGCGCGGCGATCGCGAGCTGTCGGTCGAGGAACTGCACGCCAAGGGCGAAGAGATGCGCGCGCAAGGACTCTCGCCGCACAACCAGATCATGGAGATCCACAAGAAGTTCTCCATTCCGGTGGCGTGCTTCGTGTTCGGCATCCTCGGGCTCGCGCTCGGCGCCAGCCATCGCAAGGACGGCAAGCTGGCGGCGTTCGTGCTCGGCATCGGCGTGATCTTCACCTACTACGTGATCATGTACGGCGGCGAGGCGATGGCGAAGGGCCACCTGATCCCGGCCTGGCTCGCGATGTGGCTGCCGAATTTCGTGCTCGGCGCGGTGGGCCTGGCCATGCTGGTATCGCGCGCCAAGACCGCCGACTCCCCCATCCGGATTTCGCTGCCGCGGTGGTTCACCCGGCGCGCCGCGGCGACGCCGCCGGCGAGCGACGAGTTGGCGGCGACGGTCGCGGCGGCGGCTTCACCCGGCGGGCGCCGCCGGGTGGGCGTCGTCTTCAAGGTGCCGCAGTTCTCGTTGCCGGGCCCGCGCCTGCTGGATGTCTACCTGGCGAAGCAGTACCTGCGCATCCTCGGCATGACCACGGTCGGCATCCTCGGGCTGTTCTACATCTCGACGTTCGTGGACCTGTCGGACAAGTGGTTCAAGGGCCAGACCTCGCTCGGCATGCTCGCGCAGTTCCTGTTCTGGTCCACGCCGCTGTGGCTGACCTACATCCTCGCGCTGGCGGTGCTGCTCTCGGCGCTGGTGACCATCGGGTTGCTCACCAAGAACAGCGAGTTGATCGTGATGCGCGCCTGCGGCATCAGCCTGTATCGCACGGCGCTGCCGCTGGTCGTGTTCGCGCTGGCGGCCAGCGCCCTCCTGTTCGCGATGGAAGAACGGGTGCTCGCCACCGCGAACCGCAACGCCGATCGGCTCAAGCACATCATCCGGACCGGCTCGCCGCAGACCTTCGGCGTGTTGAACCGCAAGTGGATCGTGGGCCGCAACGGCGAGGTCTATCACTACCAGTTCTACGATCCGCGCCGGCAGGAGCTGAACAGCCTGTCGGTGTTCAACTTCGACGAGGCCTCGCACTCGATTCGGTCGCGGGTGTTCGCGGCCAAGGCGACGTATGCGCCGGTGGCCGGCCCTGACGGCCCGGTGCCGCAGTGGCGCCTCGAACAAGGCTGGTCGCGGGAGTTCGGCGCCAAGATGCAGGTGAAGAACTTCGCGCGCTTCGCCGACCGGACGCTGCCGCTCGAAGCCGCCGATTACTTCGTCACCGAGGCCCGCGAGCCGGACCTCATGAACTTCGGCCAGTTACGCGCCTACGTCGCCGAGTTGCGGGCCAGCGGCTACAACGTGCTCGAGCACGAGGTCGGCCTGTATCGCAAGGTCGCGTTCCCGTTCGTGACGCTGGTGATGACGCTGATCGCGGTGCCGTTCGCGGTCTCCACCGGCAAGCGCGGCGCGATGTACGGCATTGGCATCGGCATCGTGCTGGCGCTGGTCTACTGGACGATGATCAGCGTGTTCGCGGCGTTTGGCGCCGGCGGCCTGCTCGATCCAATGCTGGCGGCGTGGGCCCCGAACCTGATCTTCGGCGCCGCCGCCGCTGTCCTTTTCCTGACGGTGCGCACATGA
- a CDS encoding family 10 glycosylhydrolase — protein MLRTTSPVVARPASGAARLCRRHASWLTVLALVATAVFRTAAVAPGHLSTVAPSANVDLSTVALQAKADLSAVAPSAKAETRALWVTRTTLSSPDAIHQMVRAAEAGGFNTLFVQVRGRGDSYYSGAIEPRAAELAARPSFDPLAAVLEDAHAAGLKVHAWVAVNLVSSSVSLPASREHVIYRAPEWLMVPRELAAEMKKVDVRSPAYLGRLARWTRAHASEVEGLYTSPVHPAAQSHAAAVIGELVQKYAVDGVHLDYVRFPNEDFDYSPSAIELFKSTILPDLTDQERRQAAAREVLDPAAYPNLFAERWNEFRRGGLTELVVKVRTAVKAARPGVIVSAAVVPDARLAADSRMQDWRAWLDQSLLDVLCPMAYTSEAGVFQQQIAAAKDYAGSVPVWAGIGAYHLSPAQTVQYIAAARKLGAAGIILFSYDALTAPPNSAGTLSELGRAAFGAGSD, from the coding sequence ATGCTGCGCACCACCTCCCCCGTGGTCGCGCGTCCCGCCTCTGGCGCGGCGCGCCTTTGCCGACGACACGCGTCCTGGCTGACGGTGCTCGCCCTGGTGGCGACCGCCGTGTTCCGCACGGCCGCCGTCGCTCCCGGGCACTTGTCCACCGTCGCGCCAAGCGCGAACGTGGACCTGTCCACCGTAGCCCTTCAGGCGAAGGCGGACCTGTCCGCCGTAGCGCCGAGCGCGAAGGCGGAAACCCGCGCGCTGTGGGTGACCCGGACCACGCTCAGCTCTCCCGACGCGATTCACCAGATGGTGCGCGCCGCCGAAGCCGGCGGCTTCAACACGCTGTTCGTGCAGGTGCGCGGGCGCGGCGATTCGTATTACAGCGGCGCGATTGAACCGCGGGCCGCCGAACTCGCGGCCAGACCGTCGTTCGATCCGCTGGCGGCCGTGCTCGAAGACGCCCACGCGGCGGGCTTGAAGGTGCACGCCTGGGTCGCCGTCAACCTGGTGTCGAGTTCGGTCAGCCTGCCGGCGTCGCGCGAGCACGTGATCTACCGCGCGCCTGAATGGTTGATGGTCCCGCGCGAACTGGCCGCCGAGATGAAGAAGGTGGACGTGCGCAGTCCCGCCTACCTCGGGCGCCTGGCCCGCTGGACCCGCGCGCATGCCTCCGAAGTTGAAGGCCTCTACACCTCGCCGGTCCATCCGGCGGCGCAGTCGCATGCGGCGGCGGTGATTGGCGAGCTGGTCCAGAAGTATGCGGTGGACGGCGTGCACCTGGATTACGTCCGCTTCCCGAACGAAGACTTCGACTACAGCCCCTCGGCCATCGAGCTCTTCAAGAGCACGATCCTGCCGGACCTCACCGACCAGGAGCGCCGCCAGGCGGCCGCGCGTGAAGTGCTGGATCCGGCGGCCTATCCCAACCTGTTTGCCGAGCGCTGGAACGAGTTCCGCCGCGGCGGGCTGACCGAGCTCGTGGTGAAAGTGCGGACCGCGGTGAAGGCGGCGCGCCCCGGCGTGATCGTCAGCGCCGCCGTCGTGCCGGATGCGCGGCTGGCCGCCGACTCGCGGATGCAGGATTGGCGGGCCTGGCTCGACCAGTCGCTCCTCGACGTGCTGTGCCCGATGGCCTACACGAGCGAGGCCGGCGTGTTCCAGCAACAGATCGCCGCGGCGAAGGACTACGCCGGCAGTGTTCCGGTGTGGGCCGGCATCGGCGCCTATCACCTCAGCCCGGCGCAAACCGTCCAGTACATCGCCGCCGCGCGCAAGCTCGGCGCCGCCGGCATCATCCTGTTCTCGTACGACGCGCTGACCGCCCCGCCGAACAGCGCCGGGACCCTGAGTGAACTGGGCCGCGCCGCGTTTGGAGCTGGTTCAGACTAG
- the xerD gene encoding site-specific tyrosine recombinase XerD, whose protein sequence is MSALVDAYLSHLAVERRLSPNTVESYGRDLTQLLQFAAGLEKPAEDLDRRALEALVRQLMGEGRAPRSVARAVACFRGFYRFLVVSGHRTVNPADDLIAPRAWKTLPKFLSVDDVDKLLAAPDTSAPRGIRDRALIEVLYATGLRVSELINLKPQDVNLESGYLTTTGKGRKQRLVPLGDEAASWVTRYLKESRPVLLKKRSSPRLFVNANRGTGLTRVGFWKILKAYGLQAGLTGALSPHVLRHSFATHLLERGADLRAIQMMLGHSDLSTTQIYTHILEARLRAVYDRCHPRT, encoded by the coding sequence GTGAGCGCGCTGGTCGATGCCTATCTATCCCACCTGGCGGTGGAGCGGCGGCTGTCGCCCAATACGGTGGAAAGCTACGGCCGCGACCTCACCCAGTTGCTGCAATTCGCCGCCGGCCTGGAGAAGCCCGCCGAAGACCTCGACCGCCGCGCGCTCGAAGCGCTGGTCCGTCAGCTGATGGGCGAAGGGCGGGCGCCCAGGTCGGTGGCCCGTGCCGTGGCGTGCTTCCGCGGTTTCTACCGGTTTCTCGTGGTCTCGGGCCATCGCACCGTCAACCCGGCCGACGACTTGATCGCGCCGCGCGCCTGGAAGACGCTGCCGAAATTCCTGTCGGTGGACGACGTCGACAAGCTGCTGGCCGCGCCCGACACCTCGGCACCGCGTGGCATTCGCGACCGCGCGTTGATCGAGGTGCTCTACGCGACGGGCCTTCGCGTCTCGGAGCTGATCAACCTGAAACCACAGGACGTCAACCTCGAGAGCGGCTACCTGACCACGACGGGGAAGGGCCGCAAGCAGCGGCTGGTGCCGCTCGGCGACGAGGCGGCGTCGTGGGTGACCCGCTATCTCAAGGAGTCGCGCCCGGTCCTGTTGAAGAAGCGATCGTCGCCGCGGCTCTTCGTCAACGCCAACCGGGGCACCGGGCTCACGCGGGTCGGCTTCTGGAAGATCCTGAAAGCGTACGGCCTTCAAGCCGGGCTCACCGGCGCGCTCAGCCCCCACGTGCTGCGTCACTCGTTCGCCACGCATTTGCTGGAGCGCGGCGCCGACCTCCGCGCCATCCAGATGATGCTCGGCCACAGCGATCTCTCGACGACGCAGATCTATACGCATATCCTTGAGGCACGGCTCCGCGCGGTGTACGACCGGTGTCATCCGCGGACCTGA